TATATATACCGTATGGTTCTACTTGCCGAATTGTTCCCTTGTATTCAAACTCCAACGTAATGAAGCGCTGAACCGCATCAAATATCAACAGAAGTTTTTTTGAATCCTCATTATCTTCTATAACAGGTGATGCAACCGTGTTAGTTGCCACCAACCCATCTAGAGATTGGATCTTTAACAAAGCTGCTTTTGAATCTTTCTGGAGTGCAGATCCGTGCCACAGATTGGCAGCCATTGTTAACAGAAAAATCTCTTCTTGAGAGAAATCATTAGGGTTGATTTGGAAAGTATCACTATCGATCAAATAGCCTTGATCATCTTCAAAAAGCGGGTCCAAGGCACGAACCTCAATTCGAATGCCTAAGTTTCTCAGTTCATCTTTATCTCGTTCAAACATCCGTTCCATAGTTTCAGGCGAACCGGAATAGCCTGCAACATTATTAAATATCTCAGATTTTGTGAGGTACCTTTTCGAAGAAAGCAAAGCTAGGGTTAAATTGATTAATCTTTCGGTTTTTTGATCGCTCACTGACTTAGGCTAGCGATTTGTAAAAGGTTTGCTAAGATTCGGTATGCAAAAATTCAAGAAATTTACTGTTCTTTCACTAGCAATATTGCTTCTAACAGCCTGTACAACCGACGGAGGCGTTGATCCCATGGTAAATCAAAATTCATCCTCATCAGGATCTTTCCCTGAAGTAACCGGCAGCAAAGACTCAAAACCAACCATTTCAGCTCCTGTTGGTAATCCCCCATCTACTTTACAATCAAAAGATATTTTCGAAGGCAGCGGTAAAGAAGCGATCACAACTTCTGTTTTAGAAGTTCATTACACATTAATGGCATGGAGTTCTGGAACCTTGGTCGAGTCTTCCTGGGATTCAGGGCAAACAGCAACATTTCCATTAAGTGGAGTAATTGCGGGCTGGCAACAAGGCATTCCAGGTATGAAAGAGGGTGGCCGAAGACTGCTCGTGATTCCACCAGATCTTGGATATGGATCTCAGGGTGCAGGTGGAGCAATTGGTCCAAATGAAACTTTAATTTTCGTTGTTGATTTAATAAAAGTTTCTTAGTTATTCAATAACGCCGTAAGAACCTTTTGACGGTCTGCGGCGGCGTTGTAAAACTGGAACACCAGGAGCCATTCGGCGGGCAAAAATCAAGAAACCAGTGTGCCCAATCATTCTATGTTGTGGTCGCACTGCCAATCCTTCGTGATGCCAACCACGCACAATACTTTCAGAGGATTCAGGCTCAGTGAAATTACCACTTTCTTTAATCGCTTCTGCAATTTTTGAAAGCTGAGTTGTTGTCGCAACGTAGGCCATAAAAACTCCCCCAGGAACTAAGGCTTTTGAAGCAACATCTAAACATTCCCAAGGAGAAAGCATGTCCAATATAACTCGGTCAAAATCTGCCTCATACGATTGATCTTGCAAAGCACCGATAGTTAAGTTCCAATTCGCAGGTTTGCCTCCAAAATAGGATGACACATTTTTTTCTGAAATTTCTGCGAAATCTTCTCTAATTTCTACCGAATGCAACACCCCACCTTCTCCTATTGCACGTAGTAGCGAAATGCTTAATGCTCCAGATCCAACCCCAGCTTCTAAAACTCTAATGCCTGGCTTTATATCAGCTACACCAAGAATCATTGCAGCATCTTTAGGATAAACAATTGTTGCACCTCTTGGCATAGATAAAACATAATCAGCAAGCAAAGGTCTAAACGCTTGGAACTTTAGATCTTGATTGGTTGCCACAATTGAACCTTCTGGTAATCCAACTAATTCATCATGCTTGAGCATGCCTTTGTGGGTGTGCCATTCTGATCCTTGGGCTAATGTAATTGAATACAACTTACCTTTAGCATCGGTTAATTGAACTCGATCTCCATATTTAAAACTTCTATCAATCATTAGTTTCTTACCTTACTACTTAAATTTGGGTACCAATTTAGAATTTGCTCCAAATTTATATCAGCCAAAGAATTGATAATTCTTAAACTTGAGTGTGGTTTCATTTCTACCAAATGAGGAATACCGATTACCTGAGCTCCTGCGCTTAAACCTGATTCAACACCTGTTAGTGAATCCTCAAAAACTAAACATTTGGATATATCTACGCCTATTGTTTTTGCAGCCAATAAATAAGGATCTGGAAATGGTTTTGAATTTGCGACATCATCTCTGGAAATAGTGGCTTTAAATGTATTACTTGGAAATCTTGTTAAAACTGATCGCATCTGCCTTCCTGTACTAGCAGTTACTAATGCCAGCGGTATGCCAGCTGAAATACAGTCTGCAGTTAATTCCAATGCATTAGGCATAAAAGTTAACTCATTTGCTAATTTCTTTTCCATAACAAGATCCAAACGTTCACTGAAATATCCAAATGGTTTGATATTTCCTGTGCGTTCTTGCATATACCGCTCAGTGCGCTCCATTGGCCCACCCAAACAATTAATTTGATCAGACTGTTCCCAAATAGCTCCAAGCTCTGCCATAACCTGAACCTCAGCAGAGAACCATAGGGGTTCAGAATCGATGAGAGTTCCATCCATATCAAAAAGTATTGCACTCATAATGCGTTGAAGTATTTTGCTTCAGGATGATGAAGAACTATTGAAGAGGTCGATTGTTCCGGATGAAGTTGGAACTCTTCAGAGAGTTCAACTCCGATACGTTTGGGATCTAGCAATTCACAGATTTGAACTTGTTGCTCTAAATCTGGGCAAGCTGGATAACCGAATGAATACCGTGACCCTTGATAACCTTGATCGAAAATTTCCTTTAAATCTTTTGAATCTGAACCATCGATCTTCAATTCTTCGCGAGTTCGAGCATGCCAGTGTTCGGTTAAGGACTCAGTTAATTGCACAGATAATCCATGTAGCTCTAAGTACTCGCGATAAAGATTGGCTTGAAACAACTCAGTGATCGCATCACTTATTGATTGACCCATAGTGATTACTTGGAAGCTCACGACATCAATTTCGCCACTAGCTTTGCTTTTAAAGAAGTCGGCCAGACATAATCTGCGATCCCTGCTTTGACGTGGGAATGAAAATCTCAATCTCTCATCACCTTTCAAAGGTCCTTCATGGTGAAGAATTATCAGATCATTACCCTCGCTTACGCACGGAAAGTATCCGTAAACTACTGCAGCATTTAACCAACCTTTTGATTGCACATCATTGAGCAAAGATCGCAATTGCGGTCGACCTTGCTCGTTTGCCATAGTTTCAAAATCTTTTCCTTTTAATCCCCATTGGCCAAGAAAAAGAGCTCGCTCATCTAACATTCCAACATAATCTGCAAGAGCCACACCTTTGACCACTCTAGAACCAAAGAAAGGAGCTACAGGTATTGGATTATCACTAGCTACATCGCTTCGATTTGTATCAATAACAGTGGATGCAAGGTTTGAATTTCTAGGAGTTCTGCGC
The Candidatus Nanopelagicus limnes DNA segment above includes these coding regions:
- a CDS encoding helix-turn-helix transcriptional regulator, translated to MSDQKTERLINLTLALLSSKRYLTKSEIFNNVAGYSGSPETMERMFERDKDELRNLGIRIEVRALDPLFEDDQGYLIDSDTFQINPNDFSQEEIFLLTMAANLWHGSALQKDSKAALLKIQSLDGLVATNTVASPVIEDNEDSKKLLLIFDAVQRFITLEFEYKGTIRQVEPYGIYTRRGFWYLAAQENDIVKSFKVVRIGQQIRATSKAQAFDKPSEFKLSAFLEDINSPTTSKAEVRIRKNQALALRKRHKVEEVDSEWDKLFIDYIFEEDLIESLLWYGSNLVVISPTSIRNQIVNRAKGLMNV
- a CDS encoding FKBP-type peptidyl-prolyl cis-trans isomerase, which gives rise to MQKFKKFTVLSLAILLLTACTTDGGVDPMVNQNSSSSGSFPEVTGSKDSKPTISAPVGNPPSTLQSKDIFEGSGKEAITTSVLEVHYTLMAWSSGTLVESSWDSGQTATFPLSGVIAGWQQGIPGMKEGGRRLLVIPPDLGYGSQGAGGAIGPNETLIFVVDLIKVS
- a CDS encoding tRNA (adenine-N1)-methyltransferase, translated to MIDRSFKYGDRVQLTDAKGKLYSITLAQGSEWHTHKGMLKHDELVGLPEGSIVATNQDLKFQAFRPLLADYVLSMPRGATIVYPKDAAMILGVADIKPGIRVLEAGVGSGALSISLLRAIGEGGVLHSVEIREDFAEISEKNVSSYFGGKPANWNLTIGALQDQSYEADFDRVILDMLSPWECLDVASKALVPGGVFMAYVATTTQLSKIAEAIKESGNFTEPESSESIVRGWHHEGLAVRPQHRMIGHTGFLIFARRMAPGVPVLQRRRRPSKGSYGVIE
- a CDS encoding HAD family hydrolase, which gives rise to MSAILFDMDGTLIDSEPLWFSAEVQVMAELGAIWEQSDQINCLGGPMERTERYMQERTGNIKPFGYFSERLDLVMEKKLANELTFMPNALELTADCISAGIPLALVTASTGRQMRSVLTRFPSNTFKATISRDDVANSKPFPDPYLLAAKTIGVDISKCLVFEDSLTGVESGLSAGAQVIGIPHLVEMKPHSSLRIINSLADINLEQILNWYPNLSSKVRN